In the Natronoglycomyces albus genome, GGTGGCCCGTATATGTCGTACCCCTGCATTAGAATTAAGGGCACGGGTCGGATACACCACCTGCATAGGCCATGGACACGTGGCATGCTGGCTGGCGACGCCGCATGTGATCGATTCGGTCGCAGTTGGTGGCAACTGGCCTCGACGCGACGCCACGTCGCTTGGGCACAGGTCAAGCGGTCCCATTAATCGACGCCCACCGTCCCTGACTCGCCCGCACCGTCGTCGCCGCCCATGGATTTGACAAGGCGACGTCGACGTTTAAGCGCGCAGCAGGTGCGTCGCGGCCACAAGGAAACCACAACTGCGGTGACGTGATACGTCCCGCACATAATGGACACGCCATCGGCGGTTCAACCTCGGAATAACCCCATAACCACATTCCAAGGAGCACCCATCATGTCCCAGCGAACCAGGGCCTATATCTACCGAATCTCGATCCCTGTCGTAGCACTCTTGGTTTTCTACGGCATCATCGCCGAAGGAGCCGCCGCACTATGGCTGGGACTCATCGGAGCCGTGTTGGGAATCGGCGACATCGCATTGGCCGCCAAACACACTCCTACGCAGGTCGCGGAACCGCACACCGACACCTCGGGTGGTAACAAATAGTGAGTTCATGGGAAATGAGCGGTGATGCCGCCAATCAGCAGCTGGCCCTCACGGCGGCCAAGACCGTCGTCAAATCACTGGCCCGAGGCATAGACGCACCGATCCACTTGGTGCCGCAGCTGTGGCCACAAGTGCAGGTTGACCGTGATGCGATCGCGTTGACGCTCATGGACGCGCAGTTGCAGCTGAGTACCCGGGCCAGTGAATTCGAGGTCCGCATGCGCCACATCATCGCTTGGCGCGGACATTTTGCCGACTTGCTGCGAATCGACGCGAAGGCCCCGCATCGGCTGCGGCAGCTAGTCATGGAGCTGGAGACAGCCCAAGAGGCCAACCGGGCCTCTCAACTGGCCGACGCCCACAATGGGGACGCTCCGGCCTAGCGAAGTCGGGATTCTCACCCTCATACGAAATTGGGCCCCAACCACAAAGGTTGGGGCCCAATTCTCTAGGCATATTCACTTAAGAGCGTCACACTAAGTCGCCTGCGAGGCTGACTCTACTAAGCCGCAGCCCGGGCTTCGTCACGCTCGATGGTGAGCTTCTTGATGCGCTCTTCGCTAGGCCACTTGACGTCAGTTGCCCATCCGAACTTCTCGAAAATCCAGATGAGACGGGCCGTGGTGTCAATCTGTCCCTTCAGCACACCGTGGCGAGCTGAGGTCGGGTCGGCGTGGTGCAGGTTGTGCCAAGACTCTCCGAAGGAGGCGATGGCCAACGGCCAGACGTTCGCGGCTTTGTCACGAGCTTTGAACGGGCGCTCTCCCACCATGTGGCAGATCGAGTTCGTCGCCCACGTGGTGTGGTGCAGTACCGAGACACGTACAAGTCCGGCCCAGAAGAAGGCAGTCAGGGCACCCATCCACGACATCGTGATGAGGCCACCTAGGACGGCTGGGAGCAGGAAGGTCAGGATCGTCCACAGCCAAAACAGGCTGGAAACGCGGACTAGGTCCTTATCACGCAGCAGGTCGGGGCAGTAACGTTGCACGTTGGTCGTGTTGTTGCGCTGGAACATCCAACCCATGTGCGAGTGCCAGAATCCCTTGGTGATGGCCCAAGGGGACGTGCCGAAGAGCCACGGCGAGTGAGGGTCACCCTCTTTATCGGAGAAGGCGTGGTGACGGCGGTGGTCGGCGACCCAGCCAATGGGGTTGCCCTGCACGGCCATCGAACCAAGGATCGTGATGAAGATCTTGAGCGGACGATTGGCTTTAAAGGAACCGTGCGTCAACATCCGGTGGTATGCGAGCGTGACACCGTGACCGGTGACAAAAAAGAAAACCAGCGCCAGCACGATGTCGGTGACGCCCAGCAAGCCGGTCGTCCAAGCGAAGGGCACTGCTGCGGCCAACGCGATCATCGGGCCAATCAGGAAGATGTAGACCAGGGACTGGTGTCCGACGCTGCGCTTTTCTCCCATGGCCGGTTTGGGCCCGGAACGTTTCGCTGGCTTCGGTTTGTCGATGGTCGGCTGTGGCGCCGCGGGGTTTTCTATCAATGTCGTCATGAGGTCGCTCGTCCTGTCTTAATCGGCTGCTGCGATACCTCTAATCATTGTTCATTTGCGCTGGGAAAACAGTAGGTTCATCACCCGAATCCAAAGGGGGGTTTACCGCCTTGCCAGGTGGGGTTTTCCGCCTCCGTCAGGGGGCCTAGGCCCCCTGACGGAGGGAGCTTTAAGGTCCATAACCCGCAAATCAGACAACTACTGGCAAGTCAACTAAAAAGTAGCCACTCGCATGTCACTGACGGTGACCAGCTATGGGCCAATAACCCGTCCGGTCTCGAAAACGGAGTGCGCCTCAGGAGTCTTCGAGATAGGCCAGCACCGCCAAGACCCGGCGGTTGTCGTCCTCAGACTGGGCGAGCCCGAGTTTGCGAAAAACATTGGCGGAGTGTTTGCCCACAGCTTTCTCGGTGATATGCAAGGCTGCCGCGATGGCGGCGTTGGAGCGCCCCTCGGCCATCTGCGCGAGGACTTCCTGTTCCCGCGCCGATAGGGCCTGCAGCTGATTTTGCTGCCCACCCAGAAGCTGCGAGACGACCTCGGGGTCCATCGCGGTGCCGCCAGCGGCGACACTACGCAACGCGGCGATGAAATCGCTCACGTGTGAGACGCGGTCCTTCAACAGGTAGCCCACGCCACCGCGTCGGTCACGCATGAGCTCACGGGCATAGAGCTGCTCGACATACTGGGAGAGGACCAGAACCGGAAGATCCGGCAACTGGCGGCGCGCGGCAATAGCGGCGCGCAGCCCTTCATCGGTGAAAGTAGGAGGGAGACGAATGTCAACGACGGCCACGTCAGGCTGATGTTCGAGCAAAGCCGCCGTCAAGTCCGGCCCATTGTCGACCGCCTCCACAACCGTGCAGTCGTGGGCTTCCAGCAGGCGGATCAACCCGTCGCGTAGCAACGAGTTATCTTCGGCCAGCACAACATCCATTATCGCCTCCTGAGACTCAGATTTTCCGTGCGGGCGTTAGCTTTGGGTGGCATCGTGAGCGCGAGAGAACTCCTCGGCCCCACCGCCGGGGCCCTTTTTCGAGGACCCTCCAGTTCTTTTCGACCGGCCCGACTTCGATTTGCGTGAACGGCGTCGGAAGTTAGTCTTCTCTACCGCCTCGGCCTCATCGGCGCCGCTGTCCTGCAACTGGCAGGGAATGGCAATAGTGACTGTGGTCGGCCCACCCTGCGGGCTATCAATGTCGATCGTGCCGTCAAAGGCGGAGACTCGCCGACGGACGCCCTCGAGGCCGCCGCCAGTCTCGGCGGAGGCTCCTCCGATGCCATCGTCTTGCACTTCGATGACGAACTGACCCGCGACGTAAGCGACGATTACCGCCACCTTGGACGCATGGGCGTGCTTGGTGATATTGGTGAAGACTTCGCTGGTGGCGAAGTAAACAGCTGATTCAACCGTACCTGGGAGTTTGCCCGTGACCTTGTAGATGATCGTCACCGGTAGAGGATTGGCCAGAGCCATCGCCTGCAGCGCGCCGGAGAAACCCCGATCTGCCAACACAGGAGGATGGATGCCGCGTGCGAGGTTGCGAATCTCATTGAGCGCATTCTGGCTCTCGTCGCGCGCCTCAGCCAAAAGCGCCTTGGCCCCCTCGGGATCGGTATCCACCATATCCTCGGCCATACCGATGCTCAGTCCCAGCGCCACCAGCCGAGCCTGTGCCCCGTCGTGCAAATCCCTCTCGATACGGCGCAGCTCAGCGGCAGCGGTGTCGACTGTGTCATCGCGCGATTCGCGAAGTTGAGAAACCTGCGCCGACAACCGCATGGCCGCCGTGGGACCAAGCAGCTTGGCACCAACTCCGGCATACCAACGCATGAGTCGTTCCGTCCAGTGCCACCACGCTGCTCCGAACAACACGCCCAAAGGCACCAACATCAGGGTCTTGGCAACGGAATCAAACTGGTAGAAACCGACGTTGCCGAGAGTTTCCCTGACTCCGTCACTAAAGAAAAACAGGTACAACAACGGCTGGACGATCAAGTAGGCACCCACGGCGAAAAAGCCAATGAGCAGGCCATACATAAGGGCACCGAGGGTGGAGTTAATGCCGAGCCACGCTACATCCCGCCACGTCGCGGGGTCGCGGATCAGCCACAGCGCCCTTCGGTCAAGCGACCCACGCGGCCAAGGCCGGTACGGATTGGACACCGGCGTGTCGAGCCGATCGGTGAAGATTCGCCGCTGCGCGCCCGCCCACGCCCGAATCTTCCAAATCAAGGCGATGGTCAGCGGGATACCCACCCAAAACAGGACCAGCACACTAGCGAGCGCGGCGGCCACGATGAGGAGCATCCCCATCAAAGACAGTGAGCACAGCAGAATCGAGCTGACGAGGGTATGAGAACGTCGCTGGATTCCGTCGCTGAATTTCTCCATCATGGTGGCCACAGATAAGTAGCGTAGCCTGACCACCCGTAGGCGTTCGACAGCGCAGGGCCTCGAGATCCCGGCTCGACAGCAAGTCGTGGAGACCAAAGCGCTCAGGTGGGGAAGCTGCGGCGCGGGTAGGCCCGGCTACCGGCTCAACTTTGCACGCTGCGAGATCGCGCCGCGACCTCGCCAATGACAATGACGGCTGGAGAACGGACCTCACATTCGGCCAGGCCGCCAAGGGTAGTGTCCCGCACCAGCTGATGGACGGTCGTGGCGTTTTCAACGATACGAACCGGCGTCTGGGCGTCTTTGCCGCCAGCCAGCAACGCCGCCGCGATCTCGGCGCGATTCTTGACGGCCATAAGCAGGATCAATGTGCCGTTGGAGGCTGCCAGCGCCTCCCAGTTGACCCGGCTAGTCGGATCGAGCGGGGGAACATGGCCCGACACCACCGTGAAGTCGTGGACCACTCCCCGCTCCGTCACGGGGATGCCAGCCGCAGCGGGACCGGCGATGGAGCTGGAAATGCCGGGAACGACATGAACGGGAATCCCCGCGTCGACACACGCGTCGATCTCTTCGGCTCCCCGCCCGAAAACGAATCCGTCGCCGCCTTTGAGCCGGACGACAAACTTCCCGGCGCTGGCCCGCTGAACTAGAAGCGTGTTGATCGCCTCTTGGGTGGTGTGTCTCCCATAGGGCAGTTTGGCCGCGTCGATCAGTTCGACGTCGTCGTCAAGTACGTCGAGCAGTTCGAGCGGTACCAGCCGGTCGGAAATGACGACCTCGGCGCGCTGGAGGAGGCGTAGTCCGCGCAATGTGATCAGGTCCGCGTCGCCGGGTCCGGCCCCTACGAGGGCGACGCCGACCGGAGCTTGCTTCGCGCGGCGTCGCCTCGCGCCCAGGTCGCCGTCTTGCAGCTGATGGCTGAGCTGCTGGCGCACGTCCTTGGCTCGCAGCGGGTCGCCCGAGGCAAGCACGGCTATCTGGAGGCCGTCCCAGGAAGTGGTCGCGGCGGCCCAAGCGGTCGAGTCCTCCGCGTCATCGGCGCGGCTGCAGAAGGTCCGCTGCTTTTCGCATTCGCGGGCGATCTGTTCGTTGGCGTCGTGGTCATCGGTAGCGGCCAAGACCAACCACGCACCGTCGACATCAGTGGGGCGGAAGGTCCTTTCGCTCCAGGAGAGGTCGCCTCGGCGAGCCAGATCGGACAAAGTGGTGGTCAGGCGGGGAGAGATGATGTGGACTTGGGCTCCGGTGCTGAGCAGACGTGGGACGCGGCGGGCGGCGACCGAGCCACCTCCAACGACGAGTACCCGACGTCCCGATAGCCGCAGCCCCATTGGGAAGGTCAACTCCGTGCGGCTGGCCCCACCTGAGTTGTTCTCACCGGGGCGGCCGTCCTGGGGTGGGCGTTGTTGTTGTGCCACGGGCGTGGCCTCCTCGTTGCCGTGCTTAACTGTGTGCTCTTCCAGCGGTGGGCTACTGGGCTGCGAGTGCCGCGCTTTCTCCTCGCGGGCCATCTCGGACCTCGGCCGGGCTCTTGCGACACACGGACTGCCCTCGGTCAGCCTAGGCCGACCATATAGCGGAATCAGTTGATGCGCTGTGTGATCCCCGCAGGGGGCTCTGCCTTCGCGCCCTCGGTTGGGAGCCTGGCACCTATCGACAGCGTCGGCGTGTCGCATCTGCGATAGCCCGAGGCGATTTTTCCATGTTTACAGGCTCTCGTGCGCATACGGCGTGCTTGCATTTGCGTACAGGTGAGCGAAAGATCCCGAAAGGGTAACTTTCTCGCATCTACCGTGATCGTAATCACCAGAATGTCGCATTTGTCATTTACCGTAGAAGGATGCAGCTTCAATCCCAACTCTTCGAACCTCCCAGCGAACAACAGCGGCCCGCTGAAGGCGTCTATCGACTGCTGCGCGCTGGCATTCTCGTGGGATTGTCCGTTGCCATTTTGGTTTTTCCCGTGGTGGTCATGGGCGGTTTGAGCGCCAAGGCCGGAGCGAGCGCTATTGACCAGTTGTCGGTGGAGTTGGCCGAGACCAACCCTCCACTGACCAGCTACGTATACGCGGCCGACGGCGAGACCCTGATCTCGCTGTTCTACGACGAGTTTCGCCGTCATGTCGATCTCGACGAGATCGCGCCTGTGATGCAGCAAGCTCTCATCGCCGCGGAGGACGCTCGTTTCTACGAGCACAATGGCGTGGACTACCGAGGAATTTTGCGGGCGGCCGTAGCCAACCAAGCAGGCGGCGAAGTCGAACAAGGGGCCTCGACTTTGACGATGCAATACGTGCGGGGGGCTCTACAACACAATTCCGAATCCATTGAGGATGTCATCGCGGCGACCGAACAGACCGCCGACCGCAAGCTACGCGAAGCCAGGCTATCGATGGCGCTGGAAGATCAGCTCACCAAAGATGAGATCCTGGAGCGTTACCTCAACCAGGCGTACTTTGGGCACAACGCCTACGGAATCTTCGCCGCCGCCTACATCTATTTCTCCAAGCATCCCAGCGAGCTAGAACTCGACGAGGCGGCGCTTTTGGCCGGGCTAGTACAGGCCCCCTCCGACTACGACCCTGTCTCCTCAGACCAAATCGCGGCCGAGCAACGCCGCAATTGGGTACTCGACCGGATGGTGGAGACTGAGTTCATTTCCGCCGCTGACGCCTCCGAAGTGCACTCAACTGGCATCGAACTCAACGTGAGCAACCCGCCCAACTCCTGCATCGGCATCACCGGTGAGATCAGCGAGCATGGCTTCTTCTGCGACTATTTGCGGCTGTGGTGGCGCACGCAGGAGGCATTCGGTGACACCCCGCAGGAGCGGGAGACCAACTTGCGGCAAGGTGGCTACACCGTCATCGCCACCCTCGACCCCGACATGCACCAGATCGCCGCCGACCACATCAATGATCAGGTATCCCCCAACTCCAAGCACGCCTTGGGGGGAGTGCTCATGGAGCCGGGGACCGGGCGCATCAAATCTTTGGCACTCAATCGGAACTACAGCCTCGACCAGTCCAACAACGGCGCCCACTCCAACCCAAGCAGTTCCCAGATCGGTAACTATCCCAACACCGTGAACGCCCTGCTGGGAGGCGGAAACGCCTCCGGGTACCAAGGCGGGTCGACGTTCAAGGTCTTTGTGATGTTGGCGGCCCTGGACAATGGCTACACACTTGACCACGCCATCAACTCACCTCACCGCGTCACGACTGGCTATATCACCGCCGGGGGACGCGCCTCCTGTGGCGGACGATGGTGCCCGCAGAACGCCAACGAGTCGATGGCGGGCAACCGTGACATGTGGTCGGGTTACGGGATGTCGGTCAACACCTATTTCGCGCAACTCATCCAGCAAGTCGGGGCCGACGAAGCCGTGCTCATGGCTGAACGTATGGGGCTGGAATGGCGCACCGAAACCGACCGGCTCTACGCCTCGCCCGAACGACGCAGAGGCTGGGGACCGTTCACCTTGGGCGTATCGGACGTACAGCCCATCGAAATGACCAACGTGTTCAACACGCTAGCCGGGGAAGGTCAGTATTGTGAGCCGCTACCGGTGTTGCGGGTGATCGACCCCAACGGCCAGGAACTTGATGTCGCCTCTCCACGATGCAAGCAAGAACTCGATGTCGACGTGGCCCGCGCTGCGGTGGACGCGGGGCTATGTACGACCGAAACTCACCCAGACGATTCGGTGTGCGGTGAATGGGGTACCGCCGGTGACGTTGGCCGCACCGTCGAACGCCAGGTCTCTGGCAAGACTGGCACCACCGACTCATTCCAAGCCGCGTGGTTCTTCGGATCGACTCCACAATTGACCGTGGGAACGTTCATGGCCGACCCTGACTACATGTTCAACACGGTCGGTCGCAACCGCACGATGATTCCCCGCGAAACCGCCGCAATGATCTTTCGGGACGTTTTGGAGGGCGAGCCGAAACTCGAATTCACCAGACCGTCGTCCAGTATCCGGGGATGACGGCCCCGAAAACACACTCAGATACGGCCCAGCGTCGATCGGCGGGGTTAGAGCTGCGGCTCTGGCCCCGCCCACGAGGAGGACCGAAGGTTCGCAGGGACCAGGCCGGTCAGTCTTCCGCCAGTTCCTCGGCGACGCTGCGCTTGCCGGTGGTGACTCCCCCACGTCCCTGGGCTTCACGGCGAGCAAGAACGACAAACCCGATCGGGATCATGCCTGCGAACAGCCACCACTGCACCGCGTAGCTGTAATTTTGCCAAGCTCGATAGCTGGGCGGATTTTGCACCTGGAAGGGTGCCGATGCCTCCAGGTCCCCCACGTAACCGGCCCGAAGCTGGTACGGAAACTCCGCGGCGAGCTGGTCAACGTTGATGACCCTTGAGTGCCAGCGCCCGTCCTCTCGACTGACCTGGCCACCACGCGGTTCGGGCTCGTAGACTCGCCCGATCACGGTTGTTTCACCAGTGGGAGCGGGAGGAATGTCGGGCACTGCGCCCCCCTGTGCCGCGGCGATCCATCCTCGATTGATGAGGACGGCGCTGCCGTCGTCAAGTAGCAGCGGGGTGAGGATCTCGTAGCCATTGCTGCCATCTTGCGGGCGGGCCCGAATCACGATCTCATTGTCGGTATCGAATTCGCCGGTGACTTCGACGACAAGCCAGCGGTCGTCATCGTCGAGCGCCACCTCGGCGGGCAACACGTGTTCAAAGGCAGCGGGGTCGGCCCCGGCCCCGGCCTGAATGCGGTCGTTCGCCGCCGATCGCTCGGTGGCACGCCCTTGCTGCCAGGTGGCTAGCAGGGCACACACCAACACCGCCACTAGCGCGAAGGCCGCTAGGCCCAGCCAGCGCGGTGAGGTGAGGAACCGGTACCCCTGACGCACAGGTGTGAGTCTAGAGGTTCCCTAAGATGGGGGTCATGTCTGATCTTTCACTTGCGGTCCAGGCCGCT is a window encoding:
- a CDS encoding phage holin, whose protein sequence is MSQRTRAYIYRISIPVVALLVFYGIIAEGAAALWLGLIGAVLGIGDIALAAKHTPTQVAEPHTDTSGGNK
- a CDS encoding acyl-CoA desaturase, whose translation is MTTLIENPAAPQPTIDKPKPAKRSGPKPAMGEKRSVGHQSLVYIFLIGPMIALAAAVPFAWTTGLLGVTDIVLALVFFFVTGHGVTLAYHRMLTHGSFKANRPLKIFITILGSMAVQGNPIGWVADHRRHHAFSDKEGDPHSPWLFGTSPWAITKGFWHSHMGWMFQRNNTTNVQRYCPDLLRDKDLVRVSSLFWLWTILTFLLPAVLGGLITMSWMGALTAFFWAGLVRVSVLHHTTWATNSICHMVGERPFKARDKAANVWPLAIASFGESWHNLHHADPTSARHGVLKGQIDTTARLIWIFEKFGWATDVKWPSEERIKKLTIERDEARAAA
- a CDS encoding LuxR C-terminal-related transcriptional regulator, yielding MDVVLAEDNSLLRDGLIRLLEAHDCTVVEAVDNGPDLTAALLEHQPDVAVVDIRLPPTFTDEGLRAAIAARRQLPDLPVLVLSQYVEQLYARELMRDRRGGVGYLLKDRVSHVSDFIAALRSVAAGGTAMDPEVVSQLLGGQQNQLQALSAREQEVLAQMAEGRSNAAIAAALHITEKAVGKHSANVFRKLGLAQSEDDNRRVLAVLAYLEDS
- a CDS encoding sensor histidine kinase; the protein is MMEKFSDGIQRRSHTLVSSILLCSLSLMGMLLIVAAALASVLVLFWVGIPLTIALIWKIRAWAGAQRRIFTDRLDTPVSNPYRPWPRGSLDRRALWLIRDPATWRDVAWLGINSTLGALMYGLLIGFFAVGAYLIVQPLLYLFFFSDGVRETLGNVGFYQFDSVAKTLMLVPLGVLFGAAWWHWTERLMRWYAGVGAKLLGPTAAMRLSAQVSQLRESRDDTVDTAAAELRRIERDLHDGAQARLVALGLSIGMAEDMVDTDPEGAKALLAEARDESQNALNEIRNLARGIHPPVLADRGFSGALQAMALANPLPVTIIYKVTGKLPGTVESAVYFATSEVFTNITKHAHASKVAVIVAYVAGQFVIEVQDDGIGGASAETGGGLEGVRRRVSAFDGTIDIDSPQGGPTTVTIAIPCQLQDSGADEAEAVEKTNFRRRSRKSKSGRSKRTGGSSKKGPGGGAEEFSRAHDATQS
- the cobA gene encoding uroporphyrinogen-III C-methyltransferase translates to MGLRLSGRRVLVVGGGSVAARRVPRLLSTGAQVHIISPRLTTTLSDLARRGDLSWSERTFRPTDVDGAWLVLAATDDHDANEQIARECEKQRTFCSRADDAEDSTAWAAATTSWDGLQIAVLASGDPLRAKDVRQQLSHQLQDGDLGARRRRAKQAPVGVALVGAGPGDADLITLRGLRLLQRAEVVISDRLVPLELLDVLDDDVELIDAAKLPYGRHTTQEAINTLLVQRASAGKFVVRLKGGDGFVFGRGAEEIDACVDAGIPVHVVPGISSSIAGPAAAGIPVTERGVVHDFTVVSGHVPPLDPTSRVNWEALAASNGTLILLMAVKNRAEIAAALLAGGKDAQTPVRIVENATTVHQLVRDTTLGGLAECEVRSPAVIVIGEVAARSRSVQS
- a CDS encoding transglycosylase domain-containing protein translates to MQLQSQLFEPPSEQQRPAEGVYRLLRAGILVGLSVAILVFPVVVMGGLSAKAGASAIDQLSVELAETNPPLTSYVYAADGETLISLFYDEFRRHVDLDEIAPVMQQALIAAEDARFYEHNGVDYRGILRAAVANQAGGEVEQGASTLTMQYVRGALQHNSESIEDVIAATEQTADRKLREARLSMALEDQLTKDEILERYLNQAYFGHNAYGIFAAAYIYFSKHPSELELDEAALLAGLVQAPSDYDPVSSDQIAAEQRRNWVLDRMVETEFISAADASEVHSTGIELNVSNPPNSCIGITGEISEHGFFCDYLRLWWRTQEAFGDTPQERETNLRQGGYTVIATLDPDMHQIAADHINDQVSPNSKHALGGVLMEPGTGRIKSLALNRNYSLDQSNNGAHSNPSSSQIGNYPNTVNALLGGGNASGYQGGSTFKVFVMLAALDNGYTLDHAINSPHRVTTGYITAGGRASCGGRWCPQNANESMAGNRDMWSGYGMSVNTYFAQLIQQVGADEAVLMAERMGLEWRTETDRLYASPERRRGWGPFTLGVSDVQPIEMTNVFNTLAGEGQYCEPLPVLRVIDPNGQELDVASPRCKQELDVDVARAAVDAGLCTTETHPDDSVCGEWGTAGDVGRTVERQVSGKTGTTDSFQAAWFFGSTPQLTVGTFMADPDYMFNTVGRNRTMIPRETAAMIFRDVLEGEPKLEFTRPSSSIRG
- a CDS encoding SURF1 family protein; translation: MRQGYRFLTSPRWLGLAAFALVAVLVCALLATWQQGRATERSAANDRIQAGAGADPAAFEHVLPAEVALDDDDRWLVVEVTGEFDTDNEIVIRARPQDGSNGYEILTPLLLDDGSAVLINRGWIAAAQGGAVPDIPPAPTGETTVIGRVYEPEPRGGQVSREDGRWHSRVINVDQLAAEFPYQLRAGYVGDLEASAPFQVQNPPSYRAWQNYSYAVQWWLFAGMIPIGFVVLARREAQGRGGVTTGKRSVAEELAED